A window from Microcoleus sp. FACHB-831 encodes these proteins:
- a CDS encoding response regulator encodes MQGTLNEIDIRSILQLIELGQRTGELLVETYSSIEVYGSLGRSRGSNREAKRRQTGSFWLVFFLNGQIAYAADGDASLSRLGDYLRRYKAKAALDSLEVPLSASTNSLEYGYLWALLENRVLTPAQGRSIIKGMVHETLFDLLSLHSGSFIFEIGPALAPQLTTLEIGPLVTQIMKQVQEWKQFHPHIQSPNQCPAIADAAQLQTSLPKNVFNTLHVFADGKTSLRQIARILNRDVLTVAKAIYPYVQSGSVQLLSSHSAVSTTPTDMPSLKQELGMGETQIVPHVVCIDDDVAIGKAVEYILQAKGYQVTVIRNPLSALSLVFQLKPNLLLCDIAMPELDGYEICAMLRKSTAFRQTPIIMLTGKDGFIDRVRARMVGSTDYLTKPFGESELLMLMEKYIGPGDRSAYKPLVRTGANALEDEIEEKDKNVIENQEPTGLGTDPS; translated from the coding sequence ATGCAGGGAACCTTAAATGAAATTGATATTCGCAGCATCCTGCAACTGATCGAATTAGGTCAGAGAACGGGCGAACTGCTCGTAGAGACATACAGCTCTATTGAAGTATACGGCTCTCTAGGACGGTCGCGTGGCTCCAACCGTGAAGCGAAACGTCGTCAAACAGGGTCTTTTTGGCTTGTCTTCTTCCTCAACGGCCAAATTGCATATGCTGCTGATGGGGACGCGAGTTTGTCACGTCTGGGAGACTACTTGCGACGCTACAAAGCCAAAGCTGCACTTGATAGCTTGGAAGTTCCATTAAGTGCTTCTACCAATTCGCTTGAATACGGCTACCTGTGGGCGCTACTAGAAAATCGGGTTTTGACACCAGCTCAAGGACGCAGCATTATCAAAGGCATGGTGCATGAAACTCTGTTTGACTTGCTTAGCCTACACAGTGGTTCTTTTATATTCGAGATTGGTCCGGCTTTAGCACCGCAACTAACGACCTTGGAGATTGGGCCTTTAGTGACTCAGATTATGAAGCAGGTGCAGGAGTGGAAGCAGTTTCATCCACATATCCAGTCACCCAATCAGTGTCCGGCGATCGCTGATGCTGCCCAATTACAAACTAGCCTGCCCAAAAATGTTTTTAATACTCTCCACGTTTTTGCTGACGGCAAAACATCCCTGCGTCAGATAGCCAGAATACTAAATCGCGATGTGTTAACGGTCGCTAAAGCGATTTATCCTTATGTACAAAGCGGCTCAGTGCAACTTCTAAGTTCACACAGCGCAGTTTCTACTACCCCTACAGATATGCCAAGCCTAAAACAGGAATTGGGGATGGGGGAAACCCAAATCGTTCCTCACGTTGTTTGTATTGATGATGACGTAGCGATTGGGAAGGCTGTGGAGTATATTCTGCAAGCTAAGGGGTATCAAGTTACTGTGATTAGGAATCCCCTTTCGGCACTTAGTCTCGTATTCCAATTGAAACCTAACTTGCTATTGTGCGATATTGCCATGCCAGAACTGGATGGATACGAGATTTGTGCGATGCTACGCAAGTCAACTGCCTTTCGGCAGACTCCAATCATCATGCTGACTGGTAAAGATGGATTTATTGACCGGGTTAGAGCGCGAATGGTAGGGTCAACTGACTACCTAACTAAGCCTTTTGGAGAAAGTGAGTTATTGATGCTAATGGAAAAATATATAGGGCCTGGTGACAGGTCAGCATATAAACCCCTCGTCAGAACAGGCGCAAATGCGTTAGAAGATGAGATAGAAGAAAAAGATAAAAATGTAATAGAAAATCAGGAGCCAACTGGATTAGGCACAGATCCCTCATAG
- a CDS encoding chemotaxis protein CheW has translation MVGNPDFLTASAGDHAPEFQELESPEGELHLRFFVASGSEFALPATGIREVLSRSPDQITPIPNASPLLLGTLNWRGQVIWVADLGQFLGDGAVLNTDRPEIPVIAVEDQDTTMLGLAVERIYGMDWLDLDDLQMSANVPDSMAAFLRGEWVIDEGTNQYLRLLDQVAILRSARWAA, from the coding sequence ATGGTAGGCAATCCAGACTTTTTAACCGCCAGCGCTGGGGATCACGCACCCGAATTTCAGGAACTGGAGAGTCCTGAAGGTGAACTGCACCTGCGGTTTTTCGTGGCTTCTGGTAGCGAATTTGCTCTACCGGCCACAGGAATTCGCGAAGTACTATCGCGATCGCCAGATCAAATTACCCCCATTCCCAATGCTTCTCCCTTGCTCTTGGGAACGCTCAACTGGCGCGGACAGGTAATTTGGGTCGCAGATTTAGGACAATTTCTGGGTGATGGGGCTGTATTAAATACGGATAGACCAGAAATACCCGTCATTGCCGTCGAAGACCAAGACACAACAATGTTAGGTTTGGCTGTTGAGCGTATTTATGGCATGGACTGGCTAGATCTTGATGATTTGCAAATGTCAGCGAACGTGCCGGACAGCATGGCCGCCTTCCTCCGAGGTGAGTGGGTGATAGACGAAGGGACGAATCAGTATCTCCGCCTGTTAGACCAAGTAGCAATTCTTCGTTCAGCCCGATGGGCAGCATGA
- the hmpF gene encoding pilus motility taxis protein HmpF has protein sequence MLYLAEVQKQKTGIMGFKTELKLLACQRTDQSWSAVPGEETIPAPEEANNMNAGVLVLIDLGGNRQVQRPPTEAGRQLVSILQNFSKQIEKTKTQEEEIEQWKQSLTYQSQELNRREMELEARLEQLPQIDEDLERLEQQRQEIESAREEAEKLREEFERKTAEMEGAWEHLRGEQRRLEERSAEYQQSAVLDDEQALKIQDLLNRLSGAIAPTDAVQEQLNQAFEVSNGQQAVLINHWQQLEQLNQAAQQRQAEVDQKMQDLQNRKQELQQVQTSLEQAKTALKVQQNALEMKQESASMLRLQLQTHEELHQQLSRMATTSADVKIGQQVDIAALEKMPLGELQGVVNNLQQDLEKVKRFVNDQEEELTLQSDDIEELKNKINQASEYDRLGLENQLAEEQDRYQMLDETLVGQRRSLREREEVLNQHSRVLRRRQGIAENDGPDSHKIDLGPVLTTLESQRQQQGEHLQKLEREVEQMRSSIQQAQDMINHQASEHQSKQNELQNMEQNLQNLRSQAAELWGKVNIYQEMLQPMQDKLDETKQRLEAMAGAINQIQETANYQLQSVAEMRQVMMNLMNGQANAA, from the coding sequence GTGCTGTATCTAGCAGAAGTACAAAAGCAGAAAACTGGAATCATGGGCTTTAAGACTGAGCTTAAACTGCTGGCTTGTCAGCGGACTGACCAGAGTTGGAGCGCCGTCCCTGGTGAAGAAACTATTCCGGCTCCCGAAGAAGCCAATAACATGAATGCTGGGGTTTTGGTGCTAATCGATCTGGGTGGTAATCGACAAGTGCAGCGTCCGCCAACAGAGGCTGGGCGTCAGTTGGTCAGCATCTTACAAAATTTCTCCAAACAGATAGAAAAAACCAAAACTCAGGAAGAAGAAATTGAACAGTGGAAGCAGTCGCTGACGTATCAAAGTCAGGAGCTAAATCGGCGCGAGATGGAATTGGAAGCGCGGCTCGAACAGTTACCCCAAATAGACGAAGACCTGGAACGGCTAGAACAGCAACGTCAGGAAATAGAAAGCGCTAGGGAAGAAGCTGAAAAGCTTCGGGAGGAGTTTGAGCGCAAAACCGCTGAAATGGAGGGTGCGTGGGAACACCTGCGAGGCGAACAGCGCCGATTGGAGGAACGCTCCGCTGAGTATCAGCAGTCAGCTGTATTAGATGACGAGCAAGCGCTTAAGATTCAAGACTTACTAAATCGCCTGTCGGGAGCGATCGCGCCAACAGACGCAGTACAAGAACAACTGAATCAAGCCTTTGAAGTAAGCAACGGGCAGCAGGCTGTACTCATTAACCACTGGCAGCAGTTGGAGCAGCTGAACCAAGCCGCTCAACAGCGCCAAGCCGAAGTTGACCAAAAGATGCAAGATTTGCAAAACCGCAAGCAAGAGTTGCAACAAGTGCAAACATCTCTTGAACAGGCAAAAACTGCTCTAAAAGTTCAGCAAAATGCCCTAGAAATGAAGCAGGAGTCAGCCTCGATGCTTCGTCTACAGCTACAGACACACGAAGAGCTGCACCAGCAACTTTCTCGGATGGCTACAACATCCGCAGATGTGAAAATTGGCCAGCAGGTCGATATTGCGGCACTCGAAAAAATGCCTTTAGGAGAGTTGCAAGGAGTTGTAAACAATCTCCAACAAGATTTAGAGAAAGTAAAACGCTTTGTTAATGACCAGGAAGAAGAGCTGACTTTGCAGAGCGACGACATTGAAGAATTAAAAAATAAGATAAACCAAGCTAGCGAGTACGATCGCTTAGGCCTGGAAAACCAGCTAGCAGAAGAGCAAGATCGCTACCAAATGCTCGATGAAACCCTCGTCGGTCAACGCCGCAGTTTGCGGGAGCGAGAAGAAGTTTTAAATCAACACTCTCGCGTCCTGCGGCGGCGACAAGGAATTGCGGAAAATGATGGGCCAGATAGCCACAAGATTGACTTGGGTCCCGTTTTGACTACCCTAGAGTCGCAAAGACAACAACAAGGGGAACACTTGCAAAAGCTGGAACGCGAGGTTGAGCAGATGCGCTCAAGCATTCAGCAAGCGCAGGACATGATTAATCATCAAGCCAGCGAACACCAGTCGAAGCAAAACGAGCTGCAAAACATGGAGCAAAATTTGCAGAACCTGCGATCGCAAGCAGCCGAACTTTGGGGCAAGGTGAATATCTATCAAGAAATGCTGCAACCAATGCAGGATAAGCTTGATGAAACCAAACAAAGGTTGGAAGCTATGGCGGGTGCTATCAATCAAATTCAAGAAACGGCTAATTATCAACTGCAATCAGTTGCTGAAATGCGGCAAGTTATGATGAATTTGATGAACGGTCAGGCGAACGCAGCGTAA
- a CDS encoding response regulator transcription factor — translation MSTVLVVEDQRSQREMIADLLKGSGLTVTVATDGVEALEQIQGHCPDLVLLDIVMPRMNGYEVCRRLKADPKTQSMPVVMCSSKGEEFDRYWGMKQGADAYIAKPFQPTELIGTVKQLLRG, via the coding sequence ATGAGTACAGTTCTGGTTGTGGAAGATCAGCGATCGCAACGGGAGATGATCGCAGACCTTCTCAAAGGAAGTGGATTAACAGTTACAGTAGCCACCGATGGCGTCGAAGCTTTAGAACAAATCCAGGGGCATTGCCCAGACCTGGTTTTGTTGGATATAGTCATGCCCCGAATGAATGGTTACGAGGTTTGCAGGCGTCTCAAGGCGGACCCGAAAACCCAAAGTATGCCAGTTGTAATGTGTTCTTCCAAAGGGGAAGAATTTGACCGCTATTGGGGCATGAAGCAAGGTGCTGATGCATATATAGCCAAACCCTTTCAGCCAACAGAGCTGATCGGCACGGTCAAACAGCTGCTACGAGGCTAA
- the tilS gene encoding tRNA lysidine(34) synthetase TilS: MTNWTPIHAKLQRSLKQRHLFERNQRLLVALSGGQDSLCLGKLLLDLQPKWGWQLAIAHCDHRWEYDTGIAAHVEGVVQSWQLPFYLKTAIEVTQSEGAARQWRYKALSEIATEHGYECVVTAHTQSDRAETLLFNLMRGSGADGLQSLSWRRHLAEGIQLVRPLLEVSRAETLQFCQELQLPIWEDVYNQDLKYSRNRIRLELLPQLRTHFNPQVEQALAQTAELLRADVEYLEEQASLLRQEIMTDNQGLGLNRRVLGDAPLALQRRVVRQFLQQLLASAPSFEQIEKVTALITAPNKSRTDPFPGGAIAEVNGEWIILNYEF, encoded by the coding sequence ATGACCAATTGGACGCCTATCCACGCAAAGCTACAGCGATCGCTAAAACAGCGCCACTTATTTGAGCGAAACCAGCGTTTGTTAGTGGCTCTATCTGGGGGACAAGATTCGCTGTGCTTAGGCAAATTACTGTTAGATTTACAACCTAAGTGGGGTTGGCAATTAGCGATCGCTCACTGCGACCACCGCTGGGAGTACGATACTGGCATCGCTGCTCATGTTGAAGGCGTAGTGCAGTCTTGGCAATTACCCTTCTACCTCAAAACCGCTATTGAAGTGACCCAAAGTGAGGGTGCGGCGCGGCAGTGGCGCTATAAAGCTTTGAGCGAGATAGCTACCGAACATGGATATGAATGCGTCGTTACCGCCCATACTCAGAGCGATCGCGCCGAAACTCTCCTGTTTAACTTGATGCGCGGTTCCGGTGCTGATGGATTGCAATCCCTATCGTGGCGACGACATTTGGCTGAGGGAATACAACTGGTGCGCCCGTTATTAGAAGTAAGCAGGGCTGAGACATTACAGTTTTGTCAGGAATTGCAGTTGCCCATTTGGGAAGACGTTTACAATCAAGACCTTAAGTATTCTCGCAACCGCATTCGTCTGGAGTTACTACCGCAACTAAGAACCCACTTTAACCCCCAAGTTGAGCAAGCCTTAGCCCAAACTGCTGAACTTTTAAGAGCAGATGTGGAATATTTGGAGGAGCAAGCAAGCCTACTGCGACAAGAAATTATGACAGATAACCAAGGGCTAGGATTAAATCGCCGAGTGTTGGGCGATGCGCCCTTGGCTCTACAACGCCGCGTCGTGCGACAGTTTCTCCAGCAATTGCTAGCCAGCGCCCCTAGTTTTGAGCAAATAGAAAAGGTAACTGCTTTAATTACAGCCCCGAATAAATCGCGAACCGACCCTTTTCCTGGAGGAGCGATCGCAGAAGTTAATGGCGAATGGATAATTTTGAATTATGAATTTTGA